One Roseomonas sp. OT10 DNA window includes the following coding sequences:
- the sufB gene encoding Fe-S cluster assembly protein SufB, giving the protein MPAVAETIDAVQSVTQSTYKWGFETDIEMEMAPKGLNEDIVRFISAKKNEPEWLLEWRLKAFRLWQTMEEPRWPAVSYPPIDYQDAYYYAAPKQKQGPKSLDEVDPELLKTYAKLGIPLKEQAILAGVEGAGESPAEARMPVAVDAVFDSVSVATSYKERLAKEGIIFCAISEAVQEHPELVRQYLGSVVPQGDNFFAALNSAVFTDGSFVYIPKGVRCPMELSTYFRINAKSTGQFERTLIIAEEGSTVSYLEGCTAPQRDENQLHAAVVELVALDDASIKYSTVQNWYPGDENGKGGIYNFVTKRAACRGKRSKVSWTQVETGSAITWKYPSCILQGDDSVGEFYSVAITNNWQQADTGTKMIHLGANTKSTIVSKGISAGQGQNTYRGLVKISPKARNARNFTQCDSLLIGDRCGAHTVPYIENRSLTAKVEHEATTSRIAEDQLFYCRQRGLSQEDAVGLIVNGFCREVLKELPMEFAVEAQKLLQISLEGSVG; this is encoded by the coding sequence ATGCCCGCCGTCGCCGAGACGATCGACGCCGTCCAGTCCGTCACCCAGAGCACCTACAAGTGGGGCTTCGAGACGGATATCGAGATGGAGATGGCCCCGAAGGGGCTGAACGAGGATATCGTCCGCTTCATCAGCGCGAAGAAGAACGAGCCGGAATGGCTGCTCGAATGGCGCCTGAAGGCCTTCCGCCTGTGGCAGACCATGGAGGAGCCGCGCTGGCCGGCGGTGAGCTATCCGCCGATCGACTACCAGGACGCCTACTACTACGCTGCGCCGAAGCAGAAGCAGGGACCGAAGTCGCTCGACGAGGTCGATCCCGAGCTGCTGAAGACCTATGCGAAGCTGGGCATCCCGCTGAAGGAGCAGGCCATCCTGGCCGGCGTCGAGGGCGCGGGCGAGAGCCCGGCCGAGGCGCGCATGCCCGTCGCGGTGGATGCGGTGTTCGACAGCGTCTCCGTCGCCACCTCCTACAAGGAGCGGCTGGCGAAGGAGGGCATCATCTTCTGCGCCATCTCCGAGGCGGTGCAGGAGCACCCGGAGTTGGTGCGCCAGTACCTGGGCAGCGTGGTGCCGCAGGGCGACAACTTCTTCGCTGCCCTCAACAGCGCGGTCTTCACCGATGGCAGCTTCGTCTACATCCCCAAGGGCGTCCGCTGCCCGATGGAGCTGTCCACCTACTTCCGCATCAACGCCAAGAGCACCGGCCAGTTCGAGCGGACGCTGATCATCGCCGAGGAGGGCAGCACCGTCTCCTACCTGGAGGGCTGCACCGCGCCGCAGCGCGACGAGAACCAGCTGCACGCCGCGGTGGTGGAGCTGGTCGCTCTGGATGACGCCAGCATCAAGTATAGCACGGTGCAGAACTGGTACCCGGGCGATGAGAACGGCAAGGGCGGCATCTACAACTTCGTCACCAAGCGCGCCGCCTGCCGCGGCAAGCGGTCCAAGGTGTCCTGGACCCAGGTGGAGACGGGTTCCGCCATCACCTGGAAGTACCCCTCCTGCATCCTGCAGGGCGACGACAGCGTGGGCGAGTTCTATTCGGTCGCCATCACCAACAACTGGCAGCAGGCCGATACCGGCACCAAGATGATCCATCTGGGCGCCAACACGAAGTCCACCATCGTCTCCAAGGGCATCAGCGCGGGTCAGGGGCAGAACACCTATCGCGGCCTGGTGAAGATCAGCCCGAAGGCGCGGAACGCCCGCAACTTTACCCAATGCGACAGCCTGCTGATCGGCGACCGCTGCGGGGCGCACACCGTGCCCTACATCGAGAACCGCAGCCTGACCGCCAAGGTGGAGCACGAGGCGACGACCAGCCGCATCGCCGAGGACCAGCTCTTCTACTGCCGCCAGCGCGGCCTCAGCCAGGAGGATGCCGTCGGCCTGATCGTCAACGGCTTCTGCCGCGAGGTGCTGAAGGAGCTGCCGATGGAGTTCGCGGTGGAGGCCCAGAAGCTGTTGCAGATCTCGCTCGAAGGGAGCGTCGGCTAA
- the lpdA gene encoding dihydrolipoyl dehydrogenase — MSESFDLIVIGAGPGGYVCAIRAAQLGMKVACVEKRDTLGGTCLNIGCIPSKALLQSSENYEEAAHHFAEHGIGVGQLTLDLARMQARKGEVVGANVKGVEFLFKKNKVTWLKGAGKIVSAGKVEVEGTTYETKAIVIASGSDSTPLRGVEVDEAQIVTSTGALELEKVPGHLVVIGGGVIGLELGSVWRRLGAEVTVIEFLDRLVPGMDGEIAKQSERVLSKQGIKFRLKSKVTGATKSAEGVTLTVEPAAGGAAEELKADIVLLAIGRRPYVEGLGLDAAGVALDERGRVKVDGHYATNVPGIYAIGDVIAGPMLAHKAEEEGVAVAEILAGQHGHVNYGAIPGVVYTWPEVASVGETEEQLKERGQAYKVGKFPFTANGRARAMGSTDGFVKILADKETDRVLGAHIIGPDAGTLIAELVMAIEFGASAEDVARTCHAHPSLNEAVKEAALAVDGRALHI; from the coding sequence ATGTCCGAGAGCTTCGACCTCATCGTCATCGGCGCCGGCCCCGGCGGCTATGTCTGCGCCATCCGCGCCGCGCAGCTCGGCATGAAGGTGGCCTGCGTGGAGAAGCGCGACACGCTGGGCGGCACCTGCCTGAACATCGGCTGCATCCCCTCCAAGGCGCTGCTGCAATCCTCCGAGAATTACGAGGAGGCGGCGCACCACTTCGCCGAGCACGGCATCGGCGTCGGCCAGCTCACCCTGGACCTGGCCCGCATGCAGGCCCGCAAGGGCGAGGTGGTGGGCGCCAACGTCAAGGGCGTCGAGTTCCTGTTCAAGAAGAACAAGGTCACCTGGTTGAAGGGCGCCGGGAAGATCGTCTCGGCCGGCAAGGTCGAGGTCGAGGGCACGACCTACGAGACGAAGGCCATCGTCATCGCCTCCGGCTCCGACAGCACCCCGCTGCGCGGCGTCGAGGTGGACGAGGCGCAGATCGTCACCTCCACCGGCGCGCTGGAGCTGGAGAAGGTTCCGGGCCATCTGGTCGTCATCGGCGGCGGTGTGATCGGGCTGGAGCTGGGCTCCGTCTGGCGCCGCCTGGGCGCGGAGGTGACGGTGATCGAGTTCCTCGACCGCCTCGTCCCCGGCATGGATGGCGAGATCGCCAAGCAGTCCGAGCGCGTGCTGTCCAAGCAGGGGATCAAGTTCCGGCTGAAGTCCAAGGTCACCGGCGCGACCAAGTCCGCCGAGGGCGTGACCCTGACGGTCGAGCCCGCCGCCGGCGGCGCGGCCGAGGAGCTGAAGGCGGACATCGTCCTGCTGGCCATCGGCCGCCGCCCCTATGTCGAGGGGCTGGGGCTGGACGCGGCGGGCGTGGCGCTGGACGAGCGCGGCCGGGTCAAGGTGGACGGCCACTACGCCACCAACGTCCCCGGCATCTACGCCATCGGCGACGTGATCGCCGGCCCGATGCTGGCCCACAAGGCCGAGGAGGAGGGCGTCGCGGTGGCCGAGATCCTGGCCGGGCAGCATGGCCACGTGAACTACGGCGCCATCCCGGGCGTGGTCTACACTTGGCCGGAGGTCGCCTCGGTCGGCGAGACGGAGGAGCAGCTGAAGGAGCGCGGGCAGGCCTACAAGGTCGGCAAGTTCCCCTTCACCGCCAACGGCCGCGCCCGCGCCATGGGCTCCACGGACGGCTTCGTGAAGATCCTGGCCGACAAGGAGACGGACCGGGTCCTGGGCGCGCACATCATCGGCCCGGATGCCGGCACGCTGATCGCCGAGCTGGTGATGGCGATCGAGTTCGGCGCCTCGGCCGAGGATGTCGCTCGCACCTGCCACGCCCACCCCTCGCTGAACGAGGCGGTGAAGGAGGCGGCGCTGGCCGTGGACGGGCGCGCCCTGCATATCTGA
- a CDS encoding nucleotidyl transferase AbiEii/AbiGii toxin family protein, with translation MLRLLAAQRSPDSYVAGGVAINRQGPRFSGDIDIFHDSVERQESAVKADEAALAAAGYALTWPPGQRTGRREATIEKAGERMQLEWVTDSAFRFFPTQPDELFGYVLHPVDLAANKASAAADRRVPRDIVDLVTIHETILPLGAVVAAAVGKFPGTTPEEMLAEITRHSRFTAEEFRALATEQPIDVQGLHRRIRGMIEEAEAFVGTLPSDAVGFVFLDGGKPVQPDVTALDRYERNPGAPSGVWPTSADIGRAMLERHGRPKPAGG, from the coding sequence GTGCTGCGGCTCCTGGCGGCGCAGCGCAGCCCCGACAGCTACGTCGCGGGCGGAGTCGCCATCAACCGGCAAGGCCCGCGCTTTTCGGGCGACATCGACATCTTTCACGATTCCGTCGAGCGGCAGGAAAGCGCGGTCAAGGCGGACGAGGCTGCGCTCGCCGCCGCCGGATACGCGCTCACCTGGCCGCCAGGGCAGCGTACCGGCAGGCGCGAGGCGACGATCGAGAAGGCGGGCGAGCGGATGCAGCTCGAATGGGTGACGGATTCCGCCTTCCGTTTCTTCCCGACGCAGCCGGACGAGCTGTTCGGCTACGTGCTGCACCCGGTCGACCTTGCCGCCAACAAGGCATCGGCGGCGGCGGACCGGCGCGTGCCACGCGACATCGTCGATCTCGTCACCATTCATGAGACCATCCTGCCGCTGGGAGCCGTGGTCGCGGCGGCGGTCGGGAAGTTTCCCGGCACCACGCCGGAGGAGATGCTGGCCGAGATCACCCGGCACAGCCGGTTCACGGCGGAGGAGTTCCGGGCGCTGGCGACCGAACAGCCGATCGACGTGCAGGGGCTGCATCGCCGCATCCGCGGCATGATCGAGGAGGCGGAAGCCTTCGTCGGGACGCTGCCGAGCGACGCCGTCGGCTTCGTGTTCCTGGATGGCGGCAAGCCCGTGCAGCCGGACGTGACCGCGCTCGACCGCTATGAACGCAACCCCGGCGCGCCGTCAGGCGTGTGGCCGACCTCCGCCGATATCGGGCGGGCGATGCTCGAACGCCATGGCAGGCCGAAGCCTGCGGGCGGATAG
- the sufC gene encoding Fe-S cluster assembly ATPase SufC: MLRIEGLTAEIDGKEILKGIDLEVPTGEVHAVMGPNGSGKSTLSYVLAGREGYEVTGGTATFDGVDILAMEPEERAAAGLFLAFQYPVELPGVGNANFLRTALNALRRGRGEPELDAMQFLKLARERMRALSMPEDMLKRGVNVGFSGGEKKRNEVLQMALLRPKLAILDETDSGLDIDALKIVAEGVNAARGPDFSALVITHYQRLLDHIVPDRVHVLAHGRIVTSGGPELAHRLEAEGYAGVLEEAA, encoded by the coding sequence ATGCTGCGTATCGAAGGACTGACCGCCGAGATCGACGGCAAGGAGATCCTCAAGGGGATCGACCTGGAGGTGCCGACCGGCGAGGTGCATGCGGTGATGGGGCCGAACGGCTCCGGCAAGTCCACCCTCTCCTACGTCCTCGCCGGACGCGAGGGCTACGAGGTCACGGGCGGCACCGCCACCTTCGACGGCGTCGACATCCTGGCGATGGAGCCGGAGGAGCGCGCGGCGGCCGGGCTGTTCCTGGCCTTCCAGTACCCGGTGGAGCTGCCGGGCGTGGGCAACGCCAACTTCCTGCGCACCGCGCTGAACGCGCTGCGCCGCGGCCGCGGCGAGCCGGAGCTGGACGCGATGCAGTTCCTCAAGCTGGCGCGCGAGCGCATGCGCGCCCTCTCCATGCCCGAGGACATGCTGAAGCGTGGCGTCAATGTCGGCTTCTCCGGCGGCGAGAAGAAGCGCAACGAGGTGCTGCAGATGGCCCTGCTGCGCCCGAAGCTCGCCATCCTGGACGAGACGGATTCCGGCCTGGACATCGACGCGCTGAAGATCGTGGCCGAGGGGGTGAACGCCGCGCGCGGCCCGGACTTCTCCGCCCTCGTCATCACCCACTACCAGCGCCTGCTGGACCATATCGTGCCCGACCGCGTGCATGTGCTGGCCCATGGCCGCATCGTCACCTCCGGCGGCCCCGAGTTGGCGCACCGGCTGGAGGCCGAGGGCTATGCCGGCGTGCTGGAGGAGGCCGCGTGA
- a CDS encoding RrF2 family transcriptional regulator: MTDYAVAVLARLGEARPGDGQAGESRSGERQDALRTAPDLAAATGLGEPTVAKILKMLSQACLVEGLRGARGGYRLTRPLDRIAVAEVIVAMDGPIALTACVDGASGACDAEALCPVRGRWDPVNDAIRHALSGITLADLSGPTCHAHHAAAPVAEAVVPARAPAVAAAE; the protein is encoded by the coding sequence ATGACCGATTACGCGGTCGCCGTCCTGGCCCGCTTGGGAGAGGCCCGCCCGGGGGACGGCCAGGCGGGGGAAAGCCGGTCCGGCGAGAGGCAGGACGCGCTCCGCACGGCCCCGGACCTCGCCGCCGCCACGGGCCTGGGCGAGCCGACCGTCGCCAAGATCCTCAAGATGCTCTCCCAGGCCTGCCTGGTCGAGGGGCTGCGCGGCGCCCGCGGCGGCTATCGCCTGACCCGCCCGCTGGACCGGATCGCGGTGGCGGAGGTGATCGTCGCCATGGACGGCCCCATCGCGCTCACCGCCTGCGTCGATGGCGCCAGCGGCGCCTGCGACGCGGAGGCGCTGTGCCCCGTGCGCGGCCGCTGGGACCCGGTGAACGACGCCATCCGCCACGCCCTGTCCGGCATCACCCTGGCCGACCTGTCCGGCCCGACCTGTCACGCCCATCACGCCGCCGCCCCTGTCGCGGAGGCCGTCGTCCCGGCCCGCGCGCCGGCCGTCGCGGCCGCCGAGTAG
- the tkt gene encoding transketolase: MADAIRALAIDAVEKAKSGHPGMPMGMADVATVLWTRFLKYDADDPRWADRDRFVLSAGHGSMLLYALLYLTGQAGMGIEDIERFRQLHSPAAGHPEYGEHPGIEMTTGPLGQGISTAVGMALAERLTAARFGRSLVDHRTWVIASDGDLQEGVSHEACSLAGHLKLNKLCVLWDDNHISIDGDTALSFSEDVLARFRAYGWATRRVDGHDQEAVAAALAWAQKSRRPVIIACRTIIGFAAPKKAGTAASHGSPLGGEEAKAAKEALGWTAAPFEVPAEIKQQWEAAGHRGGGTRRSWLKRLAKHPQRAEFERAMAGKLPDGWQDAFAAYKAKVAEEKPKLGSRIASQRALEVLVPAIPEMVGGSADLTGSNNTNVKGIPAVTSDNFSGRFIHYGIREHGMAAAMNGMALHGGVIPYSGTFLVFADYLRPALRLSALMKQRVVHVLTHDSIGLGEDGPTHQPVETLASLRAIPNVFVFRPADALETAECWELAIRRADGPSVLALSRQPLPAVRSDAGENRSSRGGYVLAEASGERKATLVATGSEVHIALAAREALEAEGIPTALVSLPCWELFALQDVSYQQAVLGDVLRVGVEAALEFGWERWLGDNRLFIGMTGFGASAPVEVLYPHFGITAEAIAAAVRKRLS, translated from the coding sequence ATGGCCGACGCCATCCGCGCGCTGGCCATCGACGCCGTCGAGAAGGCTAAGTCCGGCCATCCCGGCATGCCGATGGGCATGGCGGACGTGGCCACCGTGCTCTGGACCCGCTTCCTGAAATACGACGCGGACGACCCCCGCTGGGCGGACCGCGACCGCTTCGTGCTCTCGGCCGGGCACGGCTCGATGCTGCTCTACGCGCTGCTCTATCTGACCGGGCAGGCAGGGATGGGCATCGAGGACATCGAGCGCTTCCGCCAGCTCCATTCCCCCGCCGCCGGGCATCCGGAGTATGGCGAGCATCCGGGGATCGAGATGACCACCGGCCCGCTGGGCCAGGGCATCTCCACCGCCGTCGGCATGGCCCTGGCCGAGCGCCTCACCGCCGCGCGCTTCGGCCGGTCGCTGGTCGACCACCGCACCTGGGTCATCGCCTCGGACGGCGACCTGCAGGAGGGCGTCAGCCACGAGGCCTGCTCGCTCGCCGGGCACCTGAAGCTGAACAAGCTCTGCGTGCTGTGGGACGACAACCACATCTCGATCGACGGCGACACGGCGCTGTCCTTCTCCGAGGACGTGCTGGCGCGCTTCCGGGCCTATGGCTGGGCCACCCGCCGCGTGGACGGGCACGACCAGGAGGCGGTCGCCGCGGCGCTCGCCTGGGCGCAGAAGTCGCGCCGGCCGGTCATCATCGCCTGCCGCACCATCATCGGCTTCGCCGCGCCGAAGAAGGCCGGCACCGCCGCCAGCCACGGCTCGCCCCTGGGCGGGGAGGAGGCGAAGGCGGCCAAGGAGGCGCTGGGCTGGACCGCCGCCCCCTTCGAGGTGCCCGCCGAGATCAAGCAGCAGTGGGAGGCCGCCGGCCATCGCGGCGGCGGCACCCGCCGCTCCTGGCTCAAGCGCCTGGCCAAGCACCCGCAGCGCGCGGAGTTCGAGCGCGCCATGGCCGGCAAGCTGCCCGATGGCTGGCAGGACGCCTTCGCCGCCTACAAGGCGAAGGTCGCGGAGGAGAAGCCCAAGCTCGGCAGCCGCATCGCCTCGCAGCGCGCGCTGGAGGTGCTGGTGCCGGCGATCCCGGAGATGGTGGGCGGCTCCGCCGACCTGACGGGGTCGAACAACACCAACGTGAAGGGCATCCCCGCCGTCACGTCGGACAACTTCTCCGGCCGCTTCATCCATTACGGCATCCGCGAGCACGGCATGGCCGCCGCGATGAACGGCATGGCGCTGCATGGCGGCGTCATCCCCTATTCCGGCACCTTCCTGGTCTTCGCCGACTACCTGCGCCCGGCGCTGCGCCTCTCCGCCCTGATGAAGCAGCGCGTGGTCCACGTGCTGACGCATGACAGCATCGGGCTGGGCGAGGACGGGCCGACGCACCAGCCGGTGGAGACGCTCGCCTCGCTGCGCGCCATCCCCAACGTCTTCGTCTTCCGCCCGGCGGACGCGCTGGAGACGGCGGAGTGCTGGGAGCTGGCGATCCGCCGCGCCGACGGGCCGAGCGTGCTGGCCCTCTCGCGCCAGCCGCTGCCGGCGGTGCGGAGCGATGCGGGGGAGAACCGCTCCTCCCGCGGCGGCTACGTGCTGGCCGAGGCCTCGGGCGAGCGGAAGGCCACGCTGGTCGCCACCGGCTCGGAGGTCCATATCGCCCTCGCCGCGCGCGAGGCGCTGGAGGCCGAGGGCATCCCCACCGCCCTCGTCTCCCTCCCATGCTGGGAACTCTTCGCGTTGCAGGACGTCTCCTACCAGCAGGCGGTGCTGGGCGACGTGCTGCGCGTCGGCGTCGAGGCGGCGCTGGAGTTCGGCTGGGAACGCTGGCTGGGCGACAACCGGCTGTTCATCGGCATGACCGGCTTCGGCGCCTCCGCCCCGGTCGAGGTGCTCTACCCGCATTTCGGCATCACGGCCGAGGCCATCGCCGCCGCCGTGCGCAAGCGCCTCTCCTGA
- a CDS encoding phosphoglycerate kinase, which produces MPAFRTLDDLDAQGQRVLLRADLNVPVRDGQISDFTRIERLCPTIKELSDKGAKVIICSHFDRPKGKVVPEMSLKPLAAALEKALNKPVAFADDCVGPVAEAAVAKLADGDILLLENTRFHAGEEKNDPALAQGLAKLADVYVNDAFSAAHRAHASTEGVARLLPAYAGRLMQQELEALDAALGTPSRPVVAIVGGAKVSTKLDLIGNLSRKVDVLVIGGAMANTFLAAQGYSVGKSLQEAEMHETALRMLEEAKAANCKVLLPVDLVVASEFKPNPATRTVAIDSVPADMMALDVGPETVEAIEAELRKASTLVWNGPLGAFETPPFDTATVAVAQTVASLGTSAGLKSIGGGGDTVSALRHAGVLDRMTYVSTAGGAFLEWLEGKTLPGVAALEAAVG; this is translated from the coding sequence ATGCCGGCTTTCCGCACCCTCGACGACCTTGATGCCCAGGGCCAGCGCGTGCTGCTGCGCGCCGACCTGAACGTGCCGGTGCGCGACGGGCAGATCAGCGACTTCACCCGCATCGAGCGCCTCTGCCCCACGATCAAGGAGCTGTCCGACAAGGGCGCGAAGGTCATCATCTGCTCCCACTTCGACCGGCCCAAGGGCAAGGTCGTGCCGGAGATGTCGCTCAAGCCGCTGGCCGCCGCGCTGGAGAAGGCGCTGAACAAGCCGGTTGCCTTCGCGGACGACTGCGTCGGCCCGGTGGCCGAGGCCGCGGTCGCGAAGCTCGCCGACGGCGACATCCTGCTGCTGGAGAACACCCGCTTCCACGCGGGCGAGGAGAAGAACGACCCCGCGCTCGCCCAGGGCCTGGCGAAGCTCGCCGACGTTTACGTGAACGACGCCTTCTCCGCCGCGCACCGCGCCCATGCCTCGACCGAGGGCGTGGCCAGGCTCCTCCCCGCCTATGCCGGCCGGCTGATGCAGCAGGAGCTGGAGGCGCTGGACGCGGCGCTCGGCACCCCCTCGCGCCCCGTCGTCGCCATCGTCGGCGGCGCCAAGGTCTCCACCAAGCTCGACCTGATCGGCAACCTGTCGAGGAAGGTGGACGTGCTGGTGATCGGCGGCGCCATGGCCAACACCTTCCTCGCTGCCCAGGGCTATTCCGTCGGCAAGTCCCTCCAGGAGGCGGAGATGCACGAGACCGCCCTGCGGATGCTGGAGGAGGCGAAGGCCGCCAACTGCAAGGTGCTGCTCCCGGTCGATCTCGTCGTGGCGTCCGAGTTCAAGCCCAACCCCGCCACCCGCACCGTCGCCATCGACAGCGTGCCCGCCGACATGATGGCGCTCGACGTGGGGCCGGAGACGGTGGAGGCGATCGAGGCGGAGCTGCGCAAGGCCTCCACCCTGGTCTGGAACGGCCCGCTCGGCGCCTTCGAGACCCCGCCCTTCGACACCGCCACCGTCGCCGTGGCGCAGACCGTCGCCTCGCTCGGCACCTCCGCCGGGCTGAAGTCCATCGGCGGCGGCGGCGACACCGTCTCCGCCCTGCGCCACGCGGGCGTCCTCGACCGCATGACCTATGTCTCCACTGCCGGCGGCGCCTTCCTGGAATGGCTGGAGGGCAAGACCCTGCCGGGCGTCGCGGCGCTGGAAGCGGCGGTGGGGTAG
- a CDS encoding DUF6338 family protein, with protein sequence MGEIKSLEHLNLVAAFLVPGLVALWIRAQFLHGRVVVSKDTMLTFVALSLVWYGISAPFMTWVGDLGSSPYIRSGAWFFWTVLGPALFGALLGLNASKGWTRSILRLLRIRVVHPQPTAWDWKFQDMTKAEWVILVLKDGTQFGGWCGEGSFVSSDPRERDLYVPHAYRIADSGAWESLGGGLLIAAGEIRSIEFMPEQKGCHHG encoded by the coding sequence ATGGGCGAAATTAAGTCGCTCGAACACTTAAACCTTGTTGCTGCCTTCTTGGTCCCCGGCCTCGTGGCTTTATGGATACGGGCACAGTTTCTCCACGGTCGAGTGGTCGTGTCGAAAGATACGATGCTGACGTTCGTGGCGCTTTCGCTCGTCTGGTACGGAATCTCCGCCCCTTTCATGACCTGGGTCGGAGACCTCGGATCATCGCCCTACATCCGCAGTGGTGCTTGGTTCTTTTGGACGGTACTGGGTCCCGCACTCTTCGGCGCCCTGCTTGGACTGAATGCGAGCAAGGGCTGGACTCGATCCATCCTCAGGTTGCTCCGGATTCGTGTCGTTCACCCGCAGCCCACGGCCTGGGATTGGAAGTTCCAGGACATGACAAAGGCCGAATGGGTCATCCTTGTCCTGAAGGATGGCACACAGTTCGGCGGGTGGTGCGGCGAGGGAAGCTTTGTCTCGTCTGATCCGAGAGAACGCGATCTCTACGTGCCGCACGCCTATCGCATCGCCGACAGCGGCGCTTGGGAGTCTCTCGGCGGCGGCCTGCTCATCGCCGCTGGCGAGATTCGCAGCATCGAGTTCATGCCAGAACAGAAAGGATGCCACCATGGCTGA
- the gap gene encoding type I glyceraldehyde-3-phosphate dehydrogenase yields MAVKVAINGFGRIGRLVLRAACESARDDVEFVAINDLGSVEANAHLFRYDSVHGRFPGEVIVEGDSITIKAHGKTWGPIKVTAERDPTKLKWDGVDIAAECTGIFTARDKAQVLLGTGAKRVLISAPGDGADKTIVYGVNHKTLTAEDKIVSNASCTTNCLAPIAKVLHETFGILRGYMVTIHAYTGDQNTVDTLHKDLHRARAAAVSAIPTSTGAAKAVGLVLPELKGKLDGTAIRIPTPNVSLVSLDFVPAKTEGLTKEAVNAALKAAAEGELKGILGYNTAPLVSVDFNHDPHSSTFDATQTQVVDGGLVRVMSWYDNEWGFSNRMSDTAAYLGKL; encoded by the coding sequence ATGGCCGTCAAGGTCGCGATCAACGGGTTCGGCCGCATCGGCCGCCTGGTCCTGCGCGCCGCCTGCGAGAGCGCGCGCGACGACGTCGAGTTCGTCGCCATCAACGACCTCGGCTCCGTCGAGGCGAACGCCCACCTGTTCCGCTACGACAGCGTCCACGGCCGCTTCCCGGGCGAGGTGATCGTCGAGGGCGACAGCATCACCATCAAGGCCCACGGCAAGACCTGGGGCCCGATCAAGGTGACGGCCGAGCGCGACCCGACCAAGCTGAAGTGGGACGGCGTGGACATCGCCGCCGAGTGCACGGGCATCTTCACCGCGCGCGACAAGGCGCAGGTGCTGCTCGGCACGGGGGCCAAGCGCGTGCTGATCTCTGCCCCCGGCGACGGCGCTGACAAGACCATCGTCTACGGCGTGAACCACAAGACGCTGACGGCGGAGGACAAGATCGTCTCCAACGCCTCCTGCACCACCAACTGCCTGGCGCCGATCGCCAAGGTGCTGCACGAGACCTTCGGCATCCTGCGCGGCTACATGGTCACCATCCATGCCTATACCGGCGACCAGAACACCGTGGACACGCTGCACAAGGACCTGCACCGCGCCCGCGCGGCGGCGGTGTCCGCCATCCCGACCTCGACCGGCGCGGCGAAGGCCGTGGGCCTCGTGCTGCCGGAGCTGAAGGGCAAGCTGGACGGCACCGCCATCCGCATCCCGACGCCAAACGTGTCGCTCGTCAGCCTGGACTTCGTGCCTGCCAAGACCGAGGGGCTGACCAAGGAAGCCGTCAACGCCGCGCTGAAGGCGGCGGCCGAGGGCGAGCTGAAGGGCATCCTGGGCTACAACACCGCGCCGCTGGTCTCGGTGGACTTCAACCACGACCCGCACTCCTCCACCTTCGACGCGACGCAGACCCAGGTGGTCGATGGCGGGCTGGTCCGGGTGATGTCCTGGTACGACAACGAGTGGGGCTTCTCGAACCGGATGAGCGACACCGCCGCCTATCTCGGCAAGCTCTGA